In Acidobacteriota bacterium, the DNA window GTACACCCAGTGCCCCTACTGCTTCCGCAACGTCCCCGTGGGAGCCTCCCGGTGCGAGGACTGCGGCAGCGAGTTGATTTCCCTCGACGACGAGGACGACGACCTGTACCTTGCGGAAGGGTCCCCGACCCTCAGGCCGGTCGTCCCGGCCGAGGCGCCTCCGGCGGAACCGGGTGAGCCGGAGACCCGCCCCCTCTCGGGGCGCCCCTCGCCTTCGCTCCTGAAGGAAACCACCATCATGATCCCGGCCCAGCTCTCCCTGCTGGATTCCTTCGAACGAAAGGCCGAGAAGACCTTCACCCTCCGGATCGGCGCCACCAACATCGGGCGCGGGACCGACAACGAGCTGTCCTTTCCCGAGGAGGAGTTCATCAGCCGGCATCACTGCCAGATCGCCTTTCACCGCTACCAATACGTTCTGAAGGATTTGCAGAGTGCCAACGGCACCTTCGTCAACGACGTCAAGATCCAGGAGACCATTCTCCGCGACGGGGACCACATCCAGATCGGCTCGCTCCGTTTTATTTTCGAGGACCCGGTGGAGCGGATGAAGAAGAAGCGGATGGACGCCCGTTGATCGTGGAGGCGGCGGGAGAACGTGATTAAAGCGCGAAATGTGTTGAAAAACCGGAACGACACGGGTAAGATACCCCCGGATAACGAATGAGGATCCGTCCGACGGAGATATTCAATGAGCCAATCCAACATCGTCCTGTATGAGGAAGAGTATCAGCAGATCAAGGCGATTCTCAACCGGTTGAACCAGGAAGCCAACGCCAAGGTCGTCTTCCTCGTGGACAAGAACGGGCAGCAGATCGCCGCCTGCGGCGAGATCGACAACCTGGACACGACCTCGCTCGCCTCCCTGACCGCCGGGAACGTCGCCGCCACGGACGGCCTCGCCAAGTTGATCGGAGAAAAGGAGTTTTCCATCCTCTTCCACGAGGGGGAGCGCGATAACATCCATATCTCGCTCGTCGGGAAGCGTGTGATCCTGGTCATCATCTTCGACCAGCGTTCTTCGCTCGGCCTGGTCCGGCTGCGCGTCAAACGGGCCTCCATCGAACTGGAGAAAGTTTTCGACACCATCGTCCGGAAGGTGGAAGCCGAACGCCAGGCCCAGGAGGCGGGGGTGGCCTCGCCGTTCGCCGAGATCACCGACGAGGATATCGACAACCTGTTTTCGAGCTGACACCTTAACGATCGGGGAACTG includes these proteins:
- a CDS encoding FHA domain-containing protein, producing the protein MFFRKRKSLITLNIGRPVIVKPPEGENPEEFVLPPADEAVQVEVEARPRQDVEPAADEFEPAAGPAPVFPETAPPEAPADVATPEPAPVWAEAAAASPPEDPALSFEAVVPAPPEPAFPPPAPSVDVLEPTPPGPAERTLPSAAPTRHFPVITPPAAVQIPSVPLAGPEQAGSESPAGLFDFGGEVEYTQCPYCFRNVPVGASRCEDCGSELISLDDEDDDLYLAEGSPTLRPVVPAEAPPAEPGEPETRPLSGRPSPSLLKETTIMIPAQLSLLDSFERKAEKTFTLRIGATNIGRGTDNELSFPEEEFISRHHCQIAFHRYQYVLKDLQSANGTFVNDVKIQETILRDGDHIQIGSLRFIFEDPVERMKKKRMDAR
- a CDS encoding roadblock/LC7 domain-containing protein → MSQSNIVLYEEEYQQIKAILNRLNQEANAKVVFLVDKNGQQIAACGEIDNLDTTSLASLTAGNVAATDGLAKLIGEKEFSILFHEGERDNIHISLVGKRVILVIIFDQRSSLGLVRLRVKRASIELEKVFDTIVRKVEAERQAQEAGVASPFAEITDEDIDNLFSS